One genomic region from SAR92 clade bacterium H455 encodes:
- a CDS encoding efflux RND transporter periplasmic adaptor subunit — protein sequence MKSNNVIKTPIIKTIFYLTFCFMSTLAFAETGHGDEEEHEEGHIKLTQEQIEHAGISLSRVGAGNIRETLPVYGVIASNAEKIQSVSARFDGVIRSVNKTIGAQVRKGEKLVTVEANESLKTYSVVSSLNGVVTQRHANIGEQTADRVLFVVEDFSTVWVDLSLFPKDVTKAQVGQTVHIKSTNNPITGEGQIIYIAPQGNSNNQATIARVLISNSDNLWKPGLFVNAEITLSETAAPLVIHNEAVQRVEGENVIFVQGEEGFEPRPVTLGHTDGESIEVLAGLNVDETYVSKNSFVLKSEMGKEDAEHGH from the coding sequence ATGAAATCAAATAATGTAATTAAAACGCCTATCATCAAGACTATTTTTTATCTCACGTTCTGTTTTATGTCCACTCTGGCATTCGCAGAAACCGGCCACGGTGATGAAGAAGAGCACGAAGAAGGCCACATCAAACTCACACAAGAACAAATCGAGCATGCAGGTATTAGCCTCTCTCGTGTTGGCGCTGGAAATATTCGAGAAACGCTACCTGTGTATGGCGTTATTGCCAGCAACGCAGAAAAAATACAATCGGTCAGTGCACGCTTTGATGGCGTCATTCGCTCGGTGAATAAGACAATTGGAGCTCAAGTCCGCAAAGGTGAAAAACTGGTCACAGTTGAAGCCAATGAAAGTTTGAAAACCTATTCTGTTGTTTCGTCACTTAACGGTGTAGTCACACAACGTCATGCCAATATTGGTGAACAAACTGCCGATAGAGTTCTCTTTGTTGTTGAAGATTTCTCCACCGTTTGGGTCGACCTGTCACTGTTTCCCAAGGACGTGACCAAGGCGCAGGTAGGACAAACGGTTCATATCAAAAGCACTAACAACCCTATCACTGGCGAAGGACAGATTATCTATATCGCGCCTCAGGGGAATAGCAACAACCAAGCCACTATTGCACGAGTCTTGATTAGCAACTCAGACAATTTGTGGAAGCCGGGACTTTTTGTGAATGCTGAAATCACCCTGTCTGAAACAGCTGCCCCTTTGGTTATTCACAACGAAGCGGTACAACGTGTGGAGGGAGAGAATGTTATTTTTGTACAAGGAGAAGAAGGTTTTGAGCCCCGCCCAGTTACCTTGGGACACACTGATGGTGAGTCAATCGAAGTATTGGCTGGCTTGAACGTCGACGAAACCTATGTCTCGAAAAATAGTTTTGTTCTGAAATCAGAGATGGGCAAGGAGGATGCTGAACATGGCCATTAA
- a CDS encoding CusA/CzcA family heavy metal efflux RND transporter translates to MIDKLIQYSIARRWLVMFFVLIISALGVWNYQNLPIDAVPDITNVQVQINTEAPGYSPLEVEQRITYLVELSITGLPYVESTRSLSRYALSQVTVVFEKGTDIYFARNLINERLQQAKSDMPSGIEPVMGPVATGLGEIFHYAVHADSDARQDNGEKYDATALRTLQDWVIRPQLRLVPGVTEINTIGGFEKEFHITPDPTRLLAFELTFDDIVDAVEKNNANVGAGYIEKNGEQYLIRAPGQVADITAIQQIIVAHKDGIPVTVADVAEVGFGKQLRTGAATLDGEETVLGTAVMLLGGNSRSVSEAVSSKLVEINKTLPKGITADPVYNRTVLVDKTIATVQKNLLEGAVLVVVVLLVMLGNVRAALLTAMVIPISMLMLMTGMVQTKVSANLMSLGALDFGLIVDGAVIIVENCILRLAGRQHHLGRTLKLDERFQTVFAATREVFTPSLISVLVVILVNIPILALTGVEGKMFTPMAMAVIMALLSALVLSLTFVPAAVALLLSGHIEEKDNLIVRQSKRAYTPILAWALKFRIAVLAGAVLFVIAIGGLATKMGTEFIPNLDEGDIAIQALRIPGTSLTQSLDMQFQLERAVLEIPEVKTYFSRVGTAEVASDPMGPNISDGYVMLKDHEDWPNPDKSKAQLLEEIQEKLALIPGNAFEISQPIQLRFNELISGVRSDLGVKIYGDDLDQLLKSGTEIASVLNGIEGAEGVKVEQVSGLPILSVETNRPALYRYGLNVADVQDIVAAATGGEEAGLIFEGDRRFTIVVRVTEEIRNDLRALERLPIPLPQGGYVPLNEVATLNLAPGPNQISRENGKRRLVVSANVRDRDLGGFVADVQTQIEQQVTLPPGYWLEYGGTFEQLQSATERLSLLVPITLVMIFALLMMTFGSAKDAALVFSGVPLALTGGVIALWLRDIPLSITAGVGFITLCGVSVLTGVMMVSAFRDRLNQGDDIITSIQQGAMLRLRPILMVALVAALGFLPMALNTSTGAEVQRPLATVVIGGIISSTLLTLLVLPGLYRMAYRKPKDIVGNSEDVMAS, encoded by the coding sequence ATGATCGATAAACTAATTCAATATTCCATTGCCCGTCGTTGGCTGGTGATGTTTTTTGTGCTTATCATCAGCGCACTCGGTGTTTGGAATTACCAAAACCTACCGATAGATGCCGTTCCTGATATCACCAATGTCCAGGTGCAGATTAATACTGAAGCGCCTGGTTATTCACCGCTGGAAGTCGAGCAACGCATCACCTACTTGGTCGAGCTTTCGATCACAGGCTTACCCTATGTGGAAAGTACTCGTTCTCTATCAAGATACGCACTCTCCCAGGTGACGGTCGTATTTGAGAAAGGAACAGACATCTACTTTGCACGAAATCTGATTAACGAAAGACTGCAGCAAGCCAAAAGCGACATGCCATCAGGCATCGAGCCCGTGATGGGGCCTGTTGCAACCGGCCTCGGAGAGATCTTTCACTACGCGGTACATGCGGACAGCGATGCCCGACAAGATAATGGTGAAAAATACGACGCCACTGCACTGCGCACACTGCAAGACTGGGTAATTCGCCCTCAATTGCGGTTGGTGCCAGGGGTAACCGAGATTAACACCATCGGCGGTTTCGAAAAGGAATTTCATATTACCCCTGACCCTACTCGACTTTTGGCATTCGAACTGACCTTTGATGACATTGTCGACGCGGTAGAAAAAAATAACGCCAATGTCGGTGCTGGTTACATCGAAAAAAATGGCGAGCAATACCTAATCCGTGCGCCGGGGCAAGTCGCGGATATCACTGCAATCCAACAGATTATAGTCGCCCATAAGGACGGTATTCCGGTAACCGTGGCCGACGTCGCTGAAGTTGGTTTTGGCAAACAGCTTCGGACTGGGGCCGCAACCCTTGATGGTGAAGAAACTGTATTGGGTACGGCTGTTATGCTCCTCGGCGGCAATAGTCGTAGTGTTTCCGAGGCCGTTTCTTCCAAGCTGGTTGAGATTAATAAAACACTCCCCAAAGGTATCACCGCTGATCCAGTGTATAACCGAACCGTACTGGTTGATAAAACCATTGCCACGGTGCAGAAAAATCTACTCGAAGGTGCGGTGTTGGTTGTCGTCGTTTTATTGGTGATGCTTGGCAACGTGCGGGCTGCTCTGCTCACCGCGATGGTTATTCCAATATCCATGCTAATGCTCATGACGGGCATGGTACAAACTAAAGTCAGTGCCAACCTGATGAGCTTGGGGGCACTCGATTTTGGCCTTATTGTCGATGGCGCAGTCATTATAGTGGAAAACTGTATTCTCAGGCTGGCTGGCCGACAGCACCACCTCGGTCGCACGCTGAAATTAGACGAACGTTTTCAAACGGTTTTCGCTGCAACGCGTGAGGTGTTCACACCAAGTTTAATCAGTGTTCTGGTGGTGATTCTGGTTAACATACCCATCCTTGCGCTCACCGGGGTAGAGGGGAAAATGTTTACCCCTATGGCCATGGCGGTGATTATGGCGCTTCTATCTGCACTGGTATTGTCACTCACCTTTGTTCCCGCTGCCGTGGCACTTTTATTGAGCGGTCATATTGAGGAAAAAGATAACCTCATTGTTCGCCAATCAAAACGTGCCTATACCCCCATCCTGGCTTGGGCACTCAAGTTTCGTATAGCTGTACTGGCAGGTGCAGTGCTGTTTGTTATAGCCATTGGCGGGCTGGCAACAAAAATGGGAACCGAGTTTATTCCAAACCTAGATGAGGGTGATATTGCCATCCAGGCTTTGCGAATTCCCGGCACCAGTCTCACACAATCACTAGACATGCAGTTTCAACTTGAACGTGCTGTGCTGGAAATTCCAGAAGTGAAAACCTACTTTTCACGAGTCGGCACCGCAGAGGTTGCCAGTGACCCGATGGGGCCAAATATTTCTGACGGCTATGTGATGTTAAAGGACCATGAAGACTGGCCAAACCCAGATAAGTCTAAAGCTCAGTTACTGGAAGAAATTCAGGAAAAGCTGGCACTGATCCCCGGTAATGCATTCGAGATTAGTCAACCGATCCAGCTCCGTTTTAACGAACTTATCTCCGGTGTTAGATCGGATCTGGGCGTTAAAATTTATGGGGATGACCTTGATCAGTTACTAAAATCAGGCACAGAGATTGCATCTGTACTCAATGGTATTGAAGGTGCGGAAGGCGTTAAAGTTGAGCAGGTTTCCGGATTGCCCATCTTGTCAGTCGAAACCAATCGCCCCGCTTTGTATCGCTATGGTCTCAACGTAGCCGATGTCCAGGACATCGTTGCAGCGGCCACAGGTGGCGAGGAAGCGGGCTTGATATTTGAAGGGGATCGACGTTTCACCATTGTTGTCAGAGTGACAGAAGAAATCCGCAATGATTTGCGAGCACTAGAGCGCTTGCCTATTCCATTACCGCAAGGCGGGTATGTTCCTCTCAATGAAGTGGCAACACTCAACCTTGCTCCAGGGCCGAATCAGATTTCCCGAGAAAATGGTAAGCGTCGACTGGTGGTGAGTGCCAACGTGCGAGACCGCGATTTGGGCGGTTTTGTTGCTGATGTGCAAACACAGATCGAGCAGCAAGTTACCTTACCACCGGGCTATTGGCTGGAATACGGGGGCACATTTGAGCAGTTGCAATCGGCCACTGAGCGATTAAGTCTGCTAGTACCGATCACACTGGTCATGATTTTCGCCCTGCTGATGATGACCTTTGGTTCGGCTAAGGATGCGGCGCTGGTCTTTAGTGGTGTGCCTTTGGCATTAACCGGCGGCGTTATCGCACTATGGCTACGAGATATTCCACTCTCCATCACCGCAGGCGTCGGCTTTATTACACTGTGCGGTGTTTCCGTGCTTACGGGTGTCATGATGGTATCGGCGTTTAGAGACAGATTGAATCAAGGCGACGATATCATCACTTCCATTCAACAAGGTGCGATGTTGCGATTAAGGCCAATACTGATGGTCGCTCTGGTTGCCGCACTGGGTTTTCTGCCGATGGCCCTTAACACCAGCACCGGCGCAGAAGTTCAACGTCCCTTAGCAACAGTGGTTATAGGAGGAATTATTTCCTCCACACTATTAACGCTGCTGGTTCTGCCAGGTCTGTACCGCATGGCTTATCGCAAACCAAAAGACATTGTAGGAAATAGCGAGGATGTGATGGCCTCTTAA
- a CDS encoding P-II family nitrogen regulator — translation MKQIKAFIHHVRSSTVVEALRDAGYKNITLLDVKGTLKPLNESEQDYSTDAGVVISEIRISLVCEDSQVNEVTGIIRKSGRIGPNISGWVYVSPVEQALPIGGPNN, via the coding sequence ATGAAACAAATTAAAGCGTTTATACACCATGTCCGTTCCTCCACTGTCGTCGAAGCATTGCGTGACGCCGGTTATAAAAATATTACCTTGCTTGATGTAAAAGGCACCTTAAAACCTCTAAACGAATCTGAACAGGATTATTCTACTGATGCCGGGGTCGTTATTTCGGAGATTCGAATATCATTGGTCTGCGAAGATTCGCAAGTTAATGAAGTCACCGGCATTATTCGTAAATCGGGGCGAATTGGACCGAATATCTCAGGCTGGGTTTATGTCAGTCCCGTAGAGCAAGCGTTACCGATTGGAGGCCCTAATAATTAG
- a CDS encoding TIGR03757 family integrating conjugative element protein: MFQVTRRYALLITCAITGFASYADEVAVPHSTVVITSDQFPLSGVTVPHRLFNLDAVDRIEQRLGKNLPADEDKALALMKQRIAGVGQSQLNTELREAYQALILSMQYGLDRYPAVIFDQQVIVYGVTDLYAATKRYRHWLKETQEVVADD; encoded by the coding sequence GTGTTTCAAGTGACTCGGCGCTATGCACTATTAATCACGTGTGCGATAACAGGATTTGCCTCTTATGCCGATGAGGTTGCTGTTCCTCATTCCACTGTTGTCATTACGTCAGACCAATTTCCCCTTTCGGGTGTCACCGTTCCTCATCGATTGTTTAATTTGGATGCTGTTGATCGTATTGAGCAGCGCTTAGGCAAAAACTTACCCGCTGATGAAGATAAGGCCTTGGCTCTTATGAAGCAGCGTATTGCGGGCGTTGGGCAGTCACAATTAAACACGGAATTGCGTGAGGCTTATCAAGCATTAATCCTCTCGATGCAATACGGTCTGGATCGTTACCCTGCTGTTATTTTTGATCAGCAAGTGATTGTTTACGGGGTGACGGATTTGTACGCGGCAACAAAACGGTATCGCCACTGGTTGAAAGAAACGCAGGAGGTGGTTGCTGATGACTAA
- a CDS encoding TIGR03756 family integrating conjugative element protein has translation MTKYAWKGFSAGLIILLLSSHRLQAVELEPTTLTLSDITGAMTLDQTCINYCITGVCVWLRCSIYECEIETSIRVSHYNPDLIVSVYDEPGDNPWEEAQLIYGSLESQGADSFVGLFHDAFVGGGHRVEGGNPNTDHSLRFKEATAIGHPFSSLTDSIADSGYYCPSEAESMEPYLSSGFDALVWRLGLPEMLYLLNLLPGRRVVGSGIQQQWGPVWPRTGFINQKDDVKAAAVVAQRVGNIVTQTQQPHIYNPLNGNNYNRTWLPGELVENDPDTGVWQMLAPKVDTQCYAFGENDVYSQSWSTGRQSEDNRYAFALWRPYECCEAKGAYLFTVPVEVCL, from the coding sequence ATGACTAAGTATGCGTGGAAAGGCTTTAGCGCCGGATTGATAATTCTCTTGTTGTCGAGTCACAGGCTACAAGCCGTGGAATTAGAGCCAACAACATTAACGCTAAGCGACATTACCGGCGCAATGACATTGGATCAAACATGCATAAATTATTGTATTACCGGCGTGTGTGTTTGGCTGAGATGCAGTATTTATGAGTGTGAAATTGAAACCAGCATCCGGGTGAGTCATTACAACCCCGATCTTATTGTCAGTGTTTACGATGAGCCAGGTGATAATCCGTGGGAGGAAGCGCAATTAATATACGGTTCATTGGAAAGTCAGGGAGCTGATAGTTTTGTGGGGCTTTTTCACGATGCCTTTGTGGGCGGTGGACACCGAGTTGAAGGCGGCAATCCCAATACTGATCACAGTTTACGCTTCAAAGAAGCCACGGCAATTGGTCACCCGTTTAGTTCATTAACGGATTCAATAGCGGACAGTGGTTATTACTGCCCTTCAGAAGCGGAATCGATGGAGCCCTATTTATCATCGGGCTTTGATGCGCTGGTATGGCGTTTGGGACTACCCGAAATGCTGTACCTGCTTAACTTGCTGCCAGGCCGCCGTGTTGTTGGCTCCGGTATTCAGCAGCAATGGGGGCCGGTGTGGCCTCGCACAGGTTTTATCAACCAAAAGGACGATGTGAAAGCTGCCGCTGTTGTTGCGCAGCGTGTGGGTAATATCGTGACGCAAACCCAGCAACCGCATATTTATAACCCATTGAATGGCAATAACTATAACCGCACTTGGCTTCCCGGCGAGCTGGTCGAGAACGATCCTGACACCGGCGTTTGGCAAATGCTGGCTCCCAAAGTCGATACGCAGTGCTATGCCTTTGGTGAAAACGATGTGTATTCACAGTCATGGTCTACGGGCAGGCAATCGGAAGATAACCGTTATGCGTTTGCGCTGTGGCGACCTTATGAGTGTTGCGAAGCTAAAGGGGCGTATTTGTTTACGGTGCCGGTGGAGGTGTGTTTATGA
- a CDS encoding integrating conjugative element protein yields the protein MNNINHASVQRCHDYLVVIGLSLSLCVMCSSVLAEEAPNDDSLFYYKIGGGRDIAIPPSLNITTIDFSLNAQASALSCSGFDPMVAIESSMDNIRNGLDNAVNAIELAAAAAIANLPGYILQKANPGLYDLFQNALLRANEAFSLATKSCERIQYEISQNVNPYDEWITMSWGDSWKQSVGVGGANIHEAVEDAEDAPEDGIEWVGGIRQGGANQPPIHVLSDVASAGLNILSQRSPETQSDLPSSAPLYRHFTGPNEVDEWINEVLGEIEVGLCETCRRGALPGKGLIPHIEQTAEDIIPLLVSLVAGATQPTRENLEEVEAPGIAITLQVVLAIRNLPPQEQSILINKFSQEIAEARVMEEAMIIRRLLLAGRKEGYVAANKIAQNEITLALDELDSEIRNVIFEKNIRNQFVTSTVIELLLRDNATRQSSVNTPAAVSSDSRPLKNGGVQ from the coding sequence ATGAACAATATAAACCACGCATCTGTTCAGCGTTGTCATGATTACCTTGTGGTTATTGGTCTTTCTCTTTCTCTTTGTGTTATGTGCTCTTCTGTGTTGGCTGAAGAAGCGCCTAACGATGACAGCCTGTTTTATTACAAAATAGGCGGTGGTCGAGATATTGCTATTCCTCCTAGCCTCAATATTACCACTATTGATTTCTCGTTGAACGCCCAGGCTTCTGCTCTTAGCTGTAGTGGCTTTGATCCGATGGTGGCTATTGAAAGCTCAATGGATAACATTAGAAATGGTTTGGATAACGCGGTTAATGCGATTGAACTGGCAGCCGCTGCCGCCATTGCCAACTTACCCGGCTATATTCTACAAAAAGCCAATCCGGGTTTATATGACTTATTTCAAAATGCACTGCTACGTGCCAATGAAGCTTTTTCATTAGCGACTAAAAGTTGCGAGCGTATTCAGTATGAAATTAGCCAAAACGTCAATCCCTATGATGAGTGGATTACGATGAGTTGGGGCGATTCATGGAAGCAATCGGTGGGTGTGGGTGGTGCCAATATACACGAAGCGGTAGAGGATGCCGAAGACGCGCCAGAAGACGGTATTGAATGGGTAGGGGGCATACGCCAAGGCGGCGCTAACCAACCGCCTATTCATGTGCTGTCCGATGTAGCCAGTGCGGGTTTGAATATCTTGTCGCAGCGCTCACCTGAAACTCAAAGTGATTTGCCCAGCAGTGCGCCGTTGTATCGGCATTTTACTGGCCCGAATGAGGTTGATGAATGGATCAATGAGGTGCTGGGTGAAATTGAAGTGGGTTTGTGTGAAACCTGTCGTCGGGGTGCTCTCCCTGGCAAGGGTTTAATACCCCATATTGAACAGACCGCCGAAGATATTATCCCGTTATTAGTGAGTTTAGTCGCTGGTGCAACGCAGCCCACTCGTGAGAACTTGGAGGAGGTTGAAGCCCCCGGTATTGCGATCACCTTGCAAGTTGTTTTGGCTATTCGCAATCTGCCACCACAAGAGCAATCGATTTTGATTAATAAATTTTCACAGGAAATCGCTGAAGCGCGAGTGATGGAAGAGGCGATGATTATCCGCCGATTATTATTGGCCGGTCGTAAAGAGGGTTACGTCGCCGCCAATAAAATTGCTCAAAACGAAATTACGCTGGCATTGGATGAATTGGACAGTGAAATCCGCAATGTTATTTTTGAAAAAAACATACGCAATCAGTTTGTTACTTCCACCGTGATTGAGTTGTTGCTGCGAGACAATGCGACTCGTCAATCGTCGGTGAATACACCGGCAGCGGTGTCATCGGATTCTCGACCCCTTAAAAATGGCGGGGTGCAATAA
- a CDS encoding conjugal transfer protein TraG N-terminal domain-containing protein, producing the protein MAVDSTLELFTTLFGWLFYNNIWDVLVATGMVFLPFLGILLDTIIRSYAGEDAQEAGNTTLRIIEVEFFVAFFVIVIAAVPATPLNAVDLSFTPRALIGSPVQPVATVNNSRTTYGGGISFSGAPATVKVPVFWFAVMSFSSGFNRAVMESVPPTLNYRGYVDELIDAKISDPKLRHEINDFFRDCFVEARSKYLAERPTSAAITNLLNRYGVTDPDWIGSHVYQEIPGYYTVIRADSVREGYPWSALRDVEWDASNAPIYGKPFCTQWWQGIQQSILSELGDLDLLSAAAEPGWDPAPRRDAIIQMALINSPPRWTTRGYDFAYGNMVDFSVGDPGIMVSVQNAAQQGLAAYGLGKTSVSFAAYLRVFLEAAPMMQSLVLMGLYTLLPFFILLSRYKFSLLILGAMILFSVKFWTVLWFFSWWVDQNLIQALYPDPGSVTTLFSTDLTLKRIILNFLTGSLYLALPLILSLYLGLAGVRAASYLDGVTSALGRGTSGAGRIGLRLGGRFKGTKGASSKKGKSK; encoded by the coding sequence ATGGCCGTTGATAGTACGCTTGAGTTATTCACTACCTTATTTGGTTGGCTGTTTTACAACAACATCTGGGATGTGTTGGTGGCGACTGGCATGGTCTTTTTGCCGTTCCTGGGTATCTTGCTGGATACGATTATTCGCTCTTATGCGGGGGAAGATGCGCAAGAAGCGGGCAATACCACGTTGCGTATTATTGAAGTCGAGTTTTTTGTGGCGTTCTTTGTCATCGTGATTGCTGCTGTACCGGCAACGCCGTTGAATGCGGTGGATTTGTCTTTTACACCGCGTGCTTTGATTGGATCGCCTGTACAACCGGTAGCAACGGTCAATAATTCTCGTACTACCTATGGTGGAGGTATCTCGTTCAGTGGTGCGCCTGCGACCGTCAAGGTGCCGGTGTTCTGGTTCGCAGTGATGAGCTTTAGTTCAGGGTTTAACCGAGCGGTGATGGAATCAGTGCCACCGACTTTAAACTATCGGGGTTATGTGGATGAACTGATCGATGCCAAAATCAGTGATCCCAAGCTACGCCATGAAATTAATGATTTTTTCAGGGATTGTTTTGTTGAAGCTCGATCTAAATATTTGGCGGAGCGACCTACCAGTGCGGCCATTACTAATTTGTTAAACCGCTATGGTGTGACTGATCCTGATTGGATCGGTTCTCATGTCTATCAGGAAATACCGGGGTATTACACTGTGATTCGTGCCGATTCGGTGCGCGAAGGTTATCCGTGGTCAGCACTCAGGGACGTAGAGTGGGATGCCAGTAATGCCCCTATTTATGGGAAGCCATTTTGTACGCAGTGGTGGCAGGGCATTCAACAATCTATTCTCAGTGAATTGGGCGATTTGGATTTACTGTCTGCTGCGGCAGAGCCGGGTTGGGACCCCGCACCACGCCGGGATGCGATTATTCAAATGGCGTTAATTAATTCGCCACCGCGCTGGACAACACGGGGCTATGATTTTGCTTATGGCAATATGGTCGATTTCAGTGTGGGTGATCCGGGCATTATGGTGTCGGTACAAAATGCAGCTCAGCAGGGATTAGCTGCTTACGGTCTGGGTAAAACCAGTGTTTCGTTTGCCGCTTATTTGCGGGTGTTTCTTGAAGCGGCTCCGATGATGCAATCACTTGTGTTGATGGGGCTGTACACGCTACTGCCGTTTTTTATTTTATTGAGTCGGTATAAATTTTCGTTGTTAATTTTAGGAGCAATGATTTTATTTTCCGTGAAGTTTTGGACAGTGCTTTGGTTCTTTTCGTGGTGGGTTGATCAGAATTTAATTCAAGCGCTGTATCCTGACCCTGGCAGTGTGACTACCTTATTCAGCACGGACTTAACCTTGAAACGCATCATTCTTAATTTCTTAACGGGATCGTTATATCTTGCGCTGCCACTTATTTTATCGCTTTATCTTGGTTTGGCGGGTGTTCGGGCGGCTTCGTATTTGGATGGTGTAACTTCGGCCTTAGGGCGTGGTACATCAGGAGCTGGCCGTATCGGTTTGCGTTTGGGAGGCCGCTTCAAAGGTACGAAGGGAGCGTCGAGTAAGAAAGGGAAATCAAAATGA
- a CDS encoding DUF3577 domain-containing protein, translating to MSQPAKQATKTSENTTAPAEEVRYFNEYASGIGYLNGVREFGAEGKPSRHAVQVAVIQGPENDVHYEYHDLIIASETVLKVVLEHREAIDNEDVKVIVRFKMANPRAKPFIYKQGKHAGELGATIGGFLTRILSLKINGEQVYEDTRTFDNQDTSAQAVNG from the coding sequence ATGAGTCAACCAGCTAAACAAGCAACAAAAACATCCGAGAACACCACTGCTCCCGCAGAGGAAGTTCGTTACTTTAACGAGTACGCCAGCGGTATTGGTTATCTCAATGGTGTCCGTGAATTCGGTGCCGAGGGAAAACCTAGCCGTCACGCCGTGCAAGTTGCCGTAATCCAAGGGCCAGAAAACGATGTGCATTATGAGTATCACGATCTCATTATTGCGTCGGAAACTGTGCTTAAAGTGGTATTGGAGCACCGCGAGGCTATTGATAACGAGGATGTAAAAGTAATCGTTCGTTTTAAAATGGCCAACCCTCGCGCTAAGCCGTTTATCTATAAACAAGGTAAGCATGCCGGTGAATTGGGGGCGACTATCGGTGGATTTCTGACACGGATATTGTCTTTGAAAATTAATGGTGAGCAGGTCTATGAAGACACGCGCACCTTTGATAATCAGGATACATCTGCTCAGGCAGTCAATGGATAG
- a CDS encoding GntR family transcriptional regulator, with product MLSEPDGVNKTVFLAVLFVLIGCCIDIGKYLFWAQRQRSPYFVGLSLTLMTFSWLASCAFFMSSEASLLQEAQTNTGEYVALQHRIEGLTQEISHHERLLDNRLNSSYHKQWEAGEGDANTIAKLRVSLNVLIERLPSAGRENAAEQVPTAQFFKQVGEAMNVSVDTARIIGYGVLSLLLEVSTLGMISLVQVFRADMKAGGRANSDGKGAFIHNSDQLNLAAQQAVIQLICDILSGQVPPVFRKLRAAEYGVDHSVIQQVLKNLHAIGLLEDGKRNSYKLREGLKLNDMHEEKTQ from the coding sequence GTGTTGTCAGAACCTGATGGTGTCAATAAAACAGTGTTTTTGGCAGTATTGTTTGTGCTAATTGGTTGTTGTATCGATATAGGGAAATACCTATTTTGGGCGCAGCGTCAACGCAGCCCGTATTTCGTGGGGCTCAGTCTCACTTTAATGACTTTTTCCTGGTTGGCAAGTTGTGCCTTTTTTATGTCGTCAGAGGCTAGTTTATTACAGGAAGCGCAGACTAACACCGGTGAATATGTGGCGCTACAGCATCGGATTGAAGGTCTTACCCAAGAAATCTCTCACCATGAGCGCTTGTTGGATAACCGTTTAAACAGCTCCTATCATAAACAATGGGAAGCCGGTGAAGGTGATGCTAATACCATTGCGAAACTTCGTGTCTCTTTGAATGTGCTGATTGAGCGACTCCCATCCGCTGGTAGGGAAAACGCCGCAGAGCAAGTGCCAACGGCTCAGTTTTTTAAGCAGGTGGGGGAGGCGATGAATGTCAGTGTGGATACTGCCAGAATCATTGGTTATGGCGTTCTTAGTTTGTTGTTGGAAGTTAGTACGCTAGGCATGATTAGTTTGGTGCAGGTGTTTAGAGCCGATATGAAGGCGGGTGGTCGAGCGAATAGTGATGGCAAAGGCGCTTTTATCCACAATAGTGATCAATTGAATCTGGCAGCACAGCAAGCCGTTATTCAGTTAATCTGCGATATATTGAGTGGGCAAGTGCCACCGGTATTTCGTAAGCTCAGAGCAGCTGAATATGGTGTTGACCACAGTGTTATTCAGCAAGTTTTGAAAAACCTTCATGCGATTGGGTTGCTGGAAGATGGCAAGAGAAATAGCTATAAACTCAGAGAAGGGCTTAAGCTAAATGATATGCATGAAGAGAAGACGCAATAA